Proteins encoded in a region of the Fibrobacter sp. UWB15 genome:
- a CDS encoding PTS sugar transporter subunit IIA, translating to MRLSERFVDNCILINSKSTTKEEILNELVDTLCSAYKLEHRNEIFDAVWTREQSRSTGIGCGLAVPHAKIDCVDRMCMAAATIEGGLDFASFDGEPVYLIILIVSPGNTVGPHLKALSSVSRLLADGGVRKDLIASKDPAEFLTILRAAEDKYL from the coding sequence ATGCGTCTTTCCGAAAGGTTTGTCGACAATTGCATTCTGATCAATTCCAAGAGCACGACCAAGGAAGAAATCCTGAACGAGCTCGTGGATACGCTCTGCAGTGCCTACAAATTGGAACATCGCAACGAAATTTTCGATGCCGTCTGGACCCGTGAACAAAGCCGTTCCACCGGTATCGGTTGCGGACTCGCAGTCCCCCACGCCAAGATTGACTGCGTGGACCGTATGTGCATGGCCGCCGCTACGATTGAAGGCGGACTGGACTTTGCCTCATTTGACGGAGAACCAGTCTACCTGATCATTTTGATTGTAAGCCCCGGCAACACCGTCGGCCCGCACCTCAAGGCACTCTCCTCCGTCAGCCGTCTTTTGGCTGATGGCGGTGTCCGCAAGGACTTGATCGCCTCCAAGGATCCGGCAGAATTTCTGACCATTCTGCGCGCCGCCGAGGACAAATACCTCTAA
- a CDS encoding TolC family protein, giving the protein MINTKVLISAFLTTAALTTTAFAESTWTLEDCLKQAKKASLKLESAKLREQSADISIRQAKTGNYPTVSASIQNTLYDHPFVYNEDHYRLNLGISGSYTLWNGGATSLNVESKTLTKEATALATQQTERSVQESVLNAYMSLLAATENLRTADASVELAQAEFEHYTKLYEAGSITRKDLTQSQSNVLQKQTSQLTAQLSVSTAKTTLRQLLELDDNAEFQVAAPETNIESPDSLEPLPTFEQLKADAQNAHPGLKSDSVAVRAAQKNTQVAGKGSSITVTLGANSSTGLQAWQSKAYKNQLKYGWQNSITLGINIPIIDGGATTSKVLQAQVSETESQVNLKEDAKTLENNIEKLYLNAMSADMQWKAAILQVQAESEALVVAEEQRNAGALTYTDFLSQKNNLEKAQITLTNAKYTSLLSRKLLELYQGKLD; this is encoded by the coding sequence ATGATTAATACGAAAGTCCTCATTTCAGCATTCCTCACAACGGCCGCCCTTACGACGACGGCTTTTGCCGAAAGCACCTGGACGCTGGAGGACTGCCTTAAGCAAGCCAAGAAGGCGAGCCTCAAACTAGAATCCGCAAAGCTCCGCGAACAATCCGCCGATATTTCCATCAGGCAGGCCAAGACGGGCAACTACCCCACCGTAAGCGCAAGCATCCAGAACACACTTTACGACCACCCCTTCGTCTACAACGAAGACCATTACCGTTTAAACCTAGGCATCTCCGGTTCCTACACCCTGTGGAACGGTGGCGCCACTAGCCTGAACGTGGAGTCCAAGACCCTTACTAAAGAAGCGACAGCGCTCGCTACCCAGCAAACGGAACGCAGCGTGCAAGAAAGCGTCCTGAATGCCTACATGAGTTTATTGGCCGCCACCGAGAACCTGCGTACCGCAGACGCCTCGGTAGAACTAGCGCAAGCCGAATTCGAGCACTACACCAAGCTCTACGAAGCGGGCTCTATCACCAGGAAGGACCTGACCCAGTCGCAGTCCAACGTGCTGCAAAAGCAGACCTCGCAGCTTACGGCGCAGCTTTCTGTCAGCACCGCAAAGACAACCCTCAGGCAACTCCTGGAACTTGACGACAACGCCGAATTCCAGGTAGCAGCCCCCGAGACAAATATCGAAAGCCCTGATTCCCTTGAACCGCTGCCGACCTTCGAGCAGCTCAAGGCAGACGCCCAGAACGCCCACCCCGGACTGAAATCCGACAGCGTGGCTGTTCGCGCCGCCCAGAAAAACACGCAGGTCGCGGGCAAAGGCAGTTCCATTACCGTGACCCTCGGCGCCAATTCTAGCACAGGCTTGCAGGCTTGGCAGTCCAAGGCCTACAAGAATCAACTCAAGTACGGTTGGCAGAACTCCATCACCCTCGGGATCAACATTCCCATTATCGATGGCGGTGCCACCACAAGCAAGGTCCTGCAGGCCCAAGTCAGCGAAACCGAATCACAGGTGAACCTCAAGGAAGACGCAAAAACTCTCGAAAACAATATCGAGAAGCTTTACCTGAACGCCATGAGCGCCGACATGCAATGGAAAGCCGCCATACTCCAGGTGCAAGCGGAATCCGAAGCCCTGGTCGTTGCCGAAGAACAGCGTAATGCAGGCGCCCTGACCTACACCGACTTCCTGAGCCAGAAAAACAACCTTGAAAAGGCGCAAATTACGCTAACAAACGCCAAATACACCAGCCTCCTGTCGCGCAAGCTCTTGGAACTCTACCAAGGAAAGCTGGACTAA
- a CDS encoding Hsp20/alpha crystallin family protein translates to MTQFIPSTFYGIQNFLDNLNACNAQNECCYTPKADYYEVENGFMLEVELPGVKKEDLDIQVEKNIITVKATRARKESKCTYERSFRLTDDIDTENIKVSLENGVLSFQLAKKQQAAARKLTVD, encoded by the coding sequence ATGACACAGTTTATTCCGAGCACTTTCTACGGTATCCAGAACTTCCTTGACAACTTGAACGCCTGCAACGCCCAGAACGAATGCTGCTACACGCCCAAGGCCGACTACTATGAAGTCGAGAACGGCTTCATGCTTGAAGTGGAACTCCCGGGCGTTAAAAAGGAAGACTTGGACATCCAGGTCGAAAAGAATATTATCACCGTCAAGGCAACCCGTGCCCGCAAGGAAAGCAAGTGCACTTACGAGCGCAGCTTCCGCCTGACCGACGACATCGACACCGAAAATATCAAGGTCTCCCTTGAAAACGGCGTGTTGTCATTCCAGCTTGCCAAAAAGCAGCAGGCGGCCGCCCGTAAATTGACGGTCGACTAA
- a CDS encoding T9SS type A sorting domain-containing protein: protein MGKQFSTLLSAALVAALCSSVSAYTLSGTVTDNGGKAIQGADVKLLKRNKATTTDEQGKFTFQEQTIGLAQARSAGGFSVTNGILNFTQNGNTPVQVKIFDMVGNQVFAQTFQGSGAVDLNSVIEAQGTYLARVKLGSAQETIRFNASGSFSGSAMQKHQALMKIDGTEKDTLRIIKEGFDTLKIFLPNLDTTLSIKLNEVSSEQTFKFGYAMKNAPTPSKGCGTTSKLQKTKSVENGDRFEMRVGSDNREYFITLPKNYDNKKPYKLLFAMHCMGSNAEDFVHHYADQDHPSPYYGQQKLDTEGNYIFVSPRGDTDGMPWSVSSDKDHKFIDQLLTTLEENYCIDTSRVFMTGFSFGAMVTNSMAQDMQDRLRAVAVYATADYNIYLPKNKGLPIAWMAVHGKNDGTCQYNRARDSALKRILKNNGKADADGNFTDASAEKPKEVGGSGHLCYDFTTVDERFPVKFCSWNGQHQWTAYDNGNWQNTWVPEEVHKFFEQF from the coding sequence ATGGGAAAGCAGTTCTCTACGCTGTTGTCGGCAGCACTTGTCGCTGCATTGTGCAGCAGCGTTTCAGCATATACATTGAGCGGTACCGTCACCGATAATGGTGGCAAAGCGATTCAAGGCGCAGATGTCAAGCTCCTCAAGAGGAACAAGGCGACTACGACCGACGAACAGGGCAAATTCACCTTCCAGGAACAAACGATCGGCCTTGCACAGGCTCGTAGCGCCGGTGGTTTCAGCGTCACTAACGGAATCTTGAATTTTACCCAGAATGGCAACACCCCGGTTCAAGTCAAGATTTTCGACATGGTCGGTAACCAGGTATTTGCCCAGACCTTCCAGGGTTCCGGCGCCGTGGACCTGAATTCCGTTATCGAAGCCCAGGGCACCTACCTCGCCCGCGTCAAGCTCGGTTCCGCACAAGAAACAATCCGCTTTAACGCTTCGGGCAGCTTCTCGGGTTCTGCAATGCAGAAGCACCAGGCCCTCATGAAAATCGACGGCACCGAAAAGGACACTTTGAGAATCATCAAGGAAGGCTTTGACACCTTAAAAATATTCCTCCCGAACCTTGATACAACGCTGAGCATCAAGCTTAATGAAGTCTCTTCTGAACAGACGTTCAAGTTCGGTTACGCAATGAAGAACGCCCCGACCCCGAGTAAGGGCTGCGGCACGACATCAAAGTTGCAAAAGACCAAGAGTGTCGAAAACGGCGACCGCTTTGAAATGAGAGTCGGTAGCGACAACCGCGAATACTTCATCACGCTACCGAAGAACTACGACAACAAGAAACCTTACAAGTTGCTCTTCGCCATGCACTGCATGGGCTCTAACGCCGAAGACTTCGTCCACCACTATGCGGACCAGGACCATCCGAGTCCGTACTACGGCCAGCAGAAACTGGATACCGAAGGCAACTACATCTTCGTTTCTCCGCGTGGCGATACCGACGGTATGCCGTGGAGCGTATCTAGCGACAAGGACCACAAGTTCATCGACCAGTTGCTTACGACTCTCGAAGAAAACTACTGCATTGACACCAGCCGCGTGTTCATGACGGGCTTCAGCTTCGGCGCCATGGTCACGAACTCCATGGCCCAGGATATGCAAGACCGCCTGCGTGCCGTGGCCGTGTACGCAACCGCCGACTACAACATCTACCTGCCGAAGAACAAGGGCTTGCCCATCGCTTGGATGGCCGTCCACGGCAAGAATGACGGCACCTGCCAATATAACCGCGCTCGTGATAGCGCACTCAAGCGCATCCTCAAGAACAACGGCAAGGCCGACGCAGACGGCAACTTCACCGATGCCAGCGCCGAGAAGCCGAAGGAAGTCGGTGGCAGCGGACACCTCTGCTATGATTTCACTACCGTCGACGAACGCTTCCCGGTCAAGTTCTGCAGCTGGAATGGTCAGCACCAGTGGACCGCTTACGACAACGGCAACTGGCAAAACACTTGGGTTCCTGAAGAAGTTCACAAGTTCTTCGAACAGTTCTAA